From Virgibacillus natechei, the proteins below share one genomic window:
- a CDS encoding competence type IV pilus minor pilin ComGF, giving the protein MSKIPMKSSAYMAIRNNEKGFTLVSILISITIIAMTLPFTAYLINSVQNTTNYEEISIQQFFHYLRDDVIKATSITTSSSSLFLTLDDETTATIEMYGGHIRRQVNNGNEIYLRDIKEVTFKEKPYGIQTIITSVQGERYEKTIAFYE; this is encoded by the coding sequence ATGTCAAAAATACCAATGAAGTCATCTGCTTATATGGCTATCAGGAATAACGAAAAGGGTTTTACACTCGTTTCAATTCTAATCAGTATTACTATTATTGCTATGACCCTTCCTTTTACAGCTTATTTAATCAATTCCGTACAAAACACAACAAATTATGAAGAAATATCGATTCAACAATTCTTTCATTATTTGAGAGATGATGTTATTAAAGCAACAAGTATTACAACTTCTTCATCCTCCCTGTTCCTTACATTGGATGATGAAACAACTGCAACAATTGAAATGTATGGAGGTCATATCCGGCGACAAGTTAATAACGGCAACGAGATATATTTACGTGATATAAAAGAAGTAACGTTTAAGGAAAAACCATATGGCATTCAAACCATAATTACATCGGTACAAGGAGAGCGTTATGAAAAAACGATTGCCTTTTATGAATAA
- a CDS encoding helix-turn-helix transcriptional regulator, with amino-acid sequence MENTLKVTNVLSDPTRYSIYQYIIQHHKEVNVLEISEKFDIHPNVARLHLSKLEDINMIVSYSQKTGKGGRPSRLYRLSNEVVELNFPHRDYKLLSSIAIESFVELGEPGRQALYKTGNKYGKKVIEHYNKTSTTKELTMDRKINILEDAGKMLGMYPLFEHSPESNSIAFEINNCPFKEIASDNNKMVCNMHHSFLKGMFESLFSDVDLIEGDNILQGCESCTYVAKLSIV; translated from the coding sequence ATGGAAAATACACTGAAGGTTACAAATGTACTAAGTGATCCAACTAGGTACAGTATTTATCAGTACATTATTCAACATCATAAAGAGGTAAATGTACTGGAAATATCAGAAAAATTCGACATTCATCCGAACGTTGCAAGACTACACCTATCAAAATTAGAAGATATTAACATGATTGTTTCCTATTCCCAAAAAACTGGAAAAGGAGGACGACCAAGCAGGCTATATCGCTTGTCCAATGAAGTAGTTGAATTAAACTTTCCACACAGAGACTACAAGCTTCTATCCAGCATCGCAATCGAATCATTTGTAGAACTAGGTGAACCTGGAAGACAGGCACTATATAAGACAGGCAATAAATATGGTAAGAAAGTAATCGAACATTACAATAAAACATCAACAACCAAAGAACTTACGATGGATCGAAAAATAAACATATTAGAAGATGCAGGAAAAATGCTTGGAATGTATCCCCTTTTTGAGCATAGTCCAGAAAGTAACAGCATCGCATTTGAAATTAACAATTGCCCATTTAAGGAAATAGCATCAGACAATAATAAAATGGTCTGTAACATGCATCATTCTTTCTTAAAAGGGATGTTTGAATCATTATTTAGTGACGTAGACCTGATTGAAGGAGATAATATCCTACAAGGCTGTGAAAGCTGCACGTATGTAGCAAAACTTTCAATTGTTTAA
- a CDS encoding DUF2626 domain-containing protein: MDRMFRVLAFWTGIFTVMFYVGDMQQTALLFLVQTAFFLTLSYLRLSERMYMYLFGAYLTVFMVGFTWYSEFILVPGFGH, encoded by the coding sequence ATGGATCGTATGTTTCGTGTGCTTGCCTTTTGGACGGGTATTTTCACAGTAATGTTTTATGTTGGAGATATGCAACAAACTGCGTTATTATTCCTAGTTCAAACGGCGTTTTTCCTTACATTAAGCTATTTAAGATTATCCGAACGCATGTATATGTATTTATTTGGTGCTTATCTAACCGTGTTCATGGTTGGATTTACATGGTACTCTGAATTTATTCTTGTACCTGGCTTCGGACACTAA
- a CDS encoding MBL fold metallo-hydrolase, which yields MEINSMSLGPLGTNCYIVYDAHNALIVDPGGDPSEIINFLHKKGLSPRGILLTHAHFDHIGGVEELRSHYELDVYLHENEAAWLEEPRLNGSARFTGEEIKTKRAEYMLRPGELKIASFIFEVVHTPGHSPGSVSFIFRDDGFVISGDVLFQSGIGRTDLPGGDMNELESSIRNYLYQLDESFIVYPGHGPRTSIGKEKTDNPFVSN from the coding sequence ATGGAAATAAATAGTATGTCGCTGGGCCCGTTGGGAACGAATTGTTATATTGTGTATGATGCTCATAATGCTTTAATTGTAGACCCTGGAGGAGATCCAAGTGAAATAATCAACTTTTTACATAAAAAGGGGTTATCCCCCCGCGGTATTTTATTAACGCATGCACACTTTGATCATATAGGTGGGGTAGAAGAGCTAAGGTCTCATTATGAACTTGATGTGTACCTACATGAAAATGAGGCTGCGTGGTTGGAAGAACCCCGATTAAATGGATCTGCACGTTTCACTGGAGAAGAAATAAAAACCAAACGTGCAGAGTATATGTTGCGGCCTGGAGAATTAAAAATAGCTTCTTTTATTTTTGAAGTAGTTCATACACCAGGTCATTCACCGGGGAGTGTTAGTTTTATTTTTAGAGATGATGGTTTTGTTATTAGTGGAGATGTATTGTTTCAATCAGGGATTGGTCGAACTGACCTACCAGGTGGAGATATGAATGAACTGGAGAGTAGTATACGAAATTATCTTTATCAATTAGATGAATCATTTATTGTATATCCTGGACATGGGCCAAGAACATCAATAGGGAAAGAAAAAACAGATAACCCTTTTGTATCGAATTAA
- a CDS encoding DUF2759 family protein, with protein sequence MHIVLAILFLMVALLSVVSIIRQLKYKNMFALGFSVITTVAFGFFSIATIISEISGS encoded by the coding sequence ATGCATATTGTATTGGCAATTTTATTCTTAATGGTTGCTTTACTATCTGTTGTATCAATAATTCGTCAACTTAAATACAAAAATATGTTTGCGTTAGGATTTTCAGTAATTACAACCGTGGCATTTGGTTTTTTCTCAATTGCGACGATCATTTCAGAAATTTCAGGTTCATAA
- a CDS encoding LTA synthase family protein has product MNLKQLPLYILATLLIGAKIYIVYRFVFSIELENPMQELILFINPFVSVFLLLAISVWFKKQSRQMKFIRYMALILTFIVFANLVFYRSFNDFITIPQLFQGSNMADLGSSILTLISPFDVLLFADVILIWYLSKKKQDVMAVAYKRSSKVFALAMSFVLLAGNFFLAEMERPQLFTRGFDREYLVKNIGLFNFHVYDIVMQTTTETQRVFADGNELPEIESYIDEHVQISEGSELEGVAEDKNVIFITAESIQSFLINEEVNGQETTPFMNSLTKDEDTYYFENFYEQTGQGNTSDSEFLVANSLYPLSRGAVAFTHGGNEFQALPEILGEEGYYSSVFHANNKSFWNRDELYNSLELDHFYDEESYEVTEENAEGWGLLDKPFFEQSMKYLQSQEEPFYSNFITLTHHFPFDLSEEESTIEPYDSNSNTLNQYFPTARYTDEAIEEFFDHLKEADLYEDSMIVIMGDHIGISANHNRAMAQYLDKDEITPFDQVQLQRVPFFVHIPGHGEGEVRSEVTGQIDVKPTLLNLLGVESENNFHFGNDVFAEDRKGYIALRNGDFISDDYVSTSGVCYDRETGEPIEVDEDEQAQTETETETENSTAESEPANACTEIGQLVEKELGYSDDLIYGDLFRFMDFNED; this is encoded by the coding sequence ATGAATTTAAAACAATTACCATTGTATATACTTGCAACACTTTTAATTGGAGCTAAAATATATATTGTGTATCGATTTGTCTTCAGCATAGAATTAGAAAATCCGATGCAGGAGTTAATATTATTTATTAATCCATTTGTGTCTGTTTTTCTACTATTAGCCATAAGTGTATGGTTTAAAAAGCAGTCTCGTCAAATGAAATTCATACGATATATGGCACTCATCTTAACTTTTATTGTGTTTGCCAATCTAGTATTCTATCGTTCATTTAATGATTTCATTACAATACCACAACTATTTCAGGGAAGTAACATGGCTGATTTAGGATCAAGCATTTTAACATTGATCTCACCATTTGATGTTTTACTTTTCGCTGATGTTATCTTGATTTGGTATTTAAGTAAAAAGAAACAAGATGTAATGGCTGTTGCATATAAAAGAAGCAGTAAAGTATTTGCCTTGGCAATGTCCTTTGTATTGCTTGCTGGTAATTTCTTCTTAGCTGAAATGGAAAGACCACAACTTTTCACACGTGGTTTTGACCGGGAATATCTAGTGAAAAACATTGGGCTGTTTAACTTCCACGTCTATGATATTGTCATGCAGACAACAACAGAAACGCAACGTGTGTTCGCTGACGGAAATGAGTTACCTGAAATAGAGAGTTATATTGACGAACATGTACAAATTAGCGAAGGGTCGGAGTTGGAAGGTGTAGCCGAGGATAAAAACGTTATTTTTATAACTGCTGAGTCTATTCAAAGTTTTCTTATTAACGAGGAAGTTAATGGACAGGAAACAACTCCATTTATGAATAGTTTAACCAAAGATGAAGACACCTATTATTTTGAAAATTTCTATGAACAAACTGGTCAGGGGAACACCTCTGATTCAGAGTTTTTGGTAGCAAATTCACTTTATCCTTTATCACGAGGAGCTGTTGCTTTTACACATGGTGGAAATGAATTTCAAGCTCTTCCAGAAATTTTAGGAGAAGAAGGGTATTATTCCTCTGTATTCCATGCGAATAATAAGAGTTTCTGGAACAGGGATGAATTATATAATAGTTTAGAGTTAGACCATTTTTATGATGAAGAGTCTTATGAAGTTACGGAAGAAAACGCTGAAGGTTGGGGATTGCTTGATAAGCCATTCTTTGAGCAATCGATGAAATATTTACAATCTCAAGAAGAACCATTTTATTCAAATTTCATTACGTTAACGCATCACTTTCCATTTGATTTGAGTGAGGAAGAGAGCACAATTGAACCATATGATTCTAATTCAAACACGCTGAATCAATACTTCCCAACAGCGAGGTATACAGATGAGGCGATTGAAGAATTCTTTGATCACTTGAAAGAAGCAGATCTATATGAGGATTCTATGATTGTTATAATGGGGGACCATATCGGTATTAGTGCGAACCATAACAGAGCAATGGCCCAGTATTTAGATAAAGATGAAATTACACCATTTGATCAGGTACAATTACAACGAGTACCATTCTTCGTTCATATTCCTGGTCATGGGGAAGGCGAAGTAAGGTCTGAGGTAACAGGACAAATTGATGTTAAACCAACTTTATTGAATTTATTAGGTGTTGAATCTGAAAATAATTTTCACTTTGGTAATGATGTTTTTGCAGAGGATAGAAAAGGTTATATTGCATTAAGAAACGGTGACTTCATTAGTGATGATTATGTCTCAACAAGTGGAGTTTGTTATGACCGGGAGACAGGCGAACCAATTGAAGTGGATGAAGATGAACAAGCACAAACAGAGACAGAAACAGAAACAGAGAATTCAACTGCGGAATCCGAACCTGCAAATGCTTGTACCGAAATTGGTCAACTAGTTGAAAAGGAATTAGGCTATTCAGATGACTTAATTTATGGTGACCTATTCCGGTTTATGGATTTCAATGAAGATTAA
- a CDS encoding ROK family glucokinase — MKEIIMALDIGGTSIKIGMIYDTGEIFKKWEIPTDKSNTGVSIVDDIWTSISDNLKELKINSNDLLGIGVGAPGFIDSDNGFVYEAVNIGWKDFDLAKQLKDKSGLPVFVENDANIAVLGENWKGAGNQSRNVIALTIGTGVGGGIIANGSILNGVNGVAGEIGHITVDPNGDTCNCGSKGCLETIASATGLVRQAMASLEQKPHSILADYYKQEGTVSAKDIFELASNGDSDCKHIINKTGDILGMVIANMGVTLNPSKVLIGGGVSKAGDQLLNEIKKAFHQYALPRVSKVCEIKTAELGNDAGIIGGAFLVRQKLRGIKF, encoded by the coding sequence GTGAAAGAAATAATAATGGCCTTAGATATTGGTGGAACGTCAATTAAAATAGGTATGATTTATGATACTGGGGAGATTTTTAAGAAATGGGAAATACCAACTGATAAATCAAATACAGGCGTGTCGATTGTTGATGATATATGGACATCAATTAGTGATAATTTAAAAGAACTAAAAATAAATAGTAATGATTTATTAGGTATAGGGGTTGGTGCGCCAGGATTTATCGACAGTGATAATGGTTTTGTATACGAAGCTGTTAACATTGGTTGGAAGGATTTTGATTTGGCCAAACAATTAAAAGATAAGTCCGGGTTACCAGTATTTGTAGAAAATGATGCGAACATTGCTGTATTAGGCGAAAACTGGAAAGGTGCCGGAAATCAGTCGAGAAACGTAATTGCCCTAACAATTGGAACGGGAGTTGGTGGTGGCATAATTGCGAACGGCTCCATCTTAAATGGTGTAAACGGTGTTGCTGGAGAGATAGGTCACATTACAGTGGATCCTAATGGCGATACGTGTAACTGTGGTAGTAAGGGCTGTTTAGAAACAATTGCTTCAGCTACCGGATTGGTACGTCAGGCTATGGCAAGTTTAGAACAGAAACCGCATAGTATACTGGCAGACTATTATAAGCAAGAAGGAACTGTTTCAGCAAAGGATATTTTTGAACTAGCAAGTAATGGGGATTCTGATTGTAAGCATATCATCAATAAAACAGGGGATATCCTTGGAATGGTGATTGCAAACATGGGTGTCACACTCAATCCTTCAAAGGTACTAATTGGTGGTGGTGTCTCGAAGGCAGGAGATCAATTATTGAATGAAATTAAAAAGGCATTTCATCAGTATGCATTACCCCGAGTGAGTAAAGTATGTGAAATTAAAACGGCGGAACTAGGTAATGATGCAGGAATTATCGGTGGCGCATTTCTTGTTAGACAAAAATTAAGAGGAATTAAATTTTAA